The nucleotide window TGCCCTGTCACATTTTGTTTATGGGTTTCTGCAATAAAAACTTGATAATTCATGTTGAAACTCCTTGTTTTTGGCTTTTAACTCATCTTTCTGGAGGTTTTGGCGTGGCGGTGTTGACGTTCACCGATGGCCTCGTAGTTCTCTTTGAAAGTGTTAATTCATCTTACTGTCAGTTCAGTCGCGGCAAGGGCGATTAAGCCATCAAGGGAAAGGTTTTGCAGGGGCGCAACGCGGCGAAGCGAACCCTTGCAAGTTCTTGAGCTTTATGGATTAATCAACAGCCCTAGCGAATGGGCTGATAGTAAGAAAATAACCGTCGGGTGAGGAAGCCATCGGCCGACACGCAACGCGTGGCGTCTTTAACGGCCGTGCGAAGCACGAAATGCCGTGCAGTTAGTTTTCGCTTGCTATCCGAAGGACAGAGACGCTTGCGGCTCTGCGGAAACCCATTCGTAAAACGAATGGCGTTGAAGTGTAGGCGACAGCTCGATAACGTCGAGCTGCCGTAGGAACCCATAAGAGTTATTGCATTTTTATGATAAAAATTTTCAACTCATTGTTATTACAGTTAAAGCTGAACTGACTAAATCTCTCGTTCAGTGAAATCCAGTCCTTTTTTTGCAAAACTCTTTGGTCTTTCACCGAAATACTGACTTTCTTTTGCTAACCATATCTTAAGCTCAACAAGAAAATGTTCGGGTGAATACCGAACATTTTCTTGCAACGCGCGGTATAACTCGACATTCATTGGTGAATATTGATGTAATAATGCATTAAGTTTCCATTCACTATTTAAAAAGAGAAATAACTTTAATTGAAAGAAAAGAGTGATACTCAGGCACCAATAGACCAGTACCACAGGTACAACTAAAACCACTATCGGTAAATTCGTCATGATCAACCATGCAGAACCCACAGTTAACGTTAAAAACCAAACTAAAAGTCCTATTTTTTCAGCAAAATAGCGTGTTTTTACGCCGTGTTTTATTTTGCATAAATCCTGATAGGCAAACTCAAACCTCTGCTCCTCGATGATGTCAGCGACGTCATTTTCAATATTATTCATTTATCTCATCCTTAAAATAGTACAAGACTGGTTGCCAAAAATGCCCCTTTAACGTCCTGACTGGCGGGGTAATAATAGGTTGCATACCCTTCTCTAGGCACCGCCTTGTAATACCCCACGTTGATATCTTCACTGGCTAACCACGTTTCGCGGTCACTCTCAGAAATTTCATTCGCGGCAATTGCCGAATTAATCACCGTTTCTTTTGTGTGTTCACCGCGCATCATTAGCACCAAAGAGTCTTCAGTTTCGAGTAAAACCACATTCCATTCATTCATGGTCAACGCCCTTTTTACCGATTAATTTATTGGGAATGGTATAATTATCCAGTAATTGCTCACCGTATGATCGGGTATCGATATCTTCATTGAAATCCAAGAGAGCCGACCACAACGGGGCAAAATCAAGGTATTTCCGCAAGTTTAAATTGTTAAATCGCGTCGTCCAGTTTACAAGCAATTCAATCAAATCATACTCTTCAATCCCATCATGATTAAACCGGTTGTACCACGATTTGAATTCACTGGGCGTAATAAAGGCTAACTCAATTTCGGCTTGGGCTAATCGATTTTGATACTGTTGCTGCGCTTTAATTTGGGCTTTTTGTCGGGCACGGCTCACAACTTGGACTTGAGACTGAATTTTTCGCCCCTGCCGTTCACGGTCACGGTAATCCAGCTCAGGAAAAAAATCGCGCACATGATGATCACACAACGGCAACGGACAAAGATAACCTCGGGACTGAATAAACGTATCAAGGGCGGCAAGATAGCGATTTTTTGATGGCATTTCACGTTTATCATCAAAGGATAATACCAACGTATAGTGCAAATCTTTTGCGGTTATAGCCCCTTTATTCCCCGTAAAAAATCGAATTAACGCACACGCATACGGATACCGTTTTTGGTATTGCCCTTTTTGCAATTTATCTTCGACAAAGAGGATGGCTTTTGCAGCGGCATATTGACGGTCATTAAAGGGAACAAGGGCTAAATGGTTTGGAATGGTTGTCATGATTATACACACTGCCCTTTCGGGCAGTGTCTCCCGTCTTATTATTGAGCGTTATCGGTGTGGTGAGTGTCGGCTTTTACATCGAGAAAACAGCTCGGCAACCAATGTGTATCTTTAAGAGTATTTTCAGCCAACCCAGCGGCATCCCCTTTCTTCATTTTGGCGGCTTCAAGGGCTTTATCTGCTGCCCCTGCATCCACTAAACAATCGCTGATTTGGTCTTTACTGATACGCCCAAAGAAATTGGCTTTCGTCGGTTGCCACCACTGGCGAAAATCAAAAGCAATCGCCTGTTCAATCGGGCGCAGGGCTTTGGCTAACGAGTTATCGTTCGGCGCATGATGGTTCACTTCGCTTAGGGTTTGCGCGGAACAAAATGCCAGTAATGCGACTAAGTCCGCTAGTTCCCATGACAACAACCATGAGAAATCGGCTTGCCATGCTTCGGGTAAACGCGCTGACCATGACTCAAATTGCGTATTTAATACTAGCAACGCTTCACTGTCTTGAGCTGTCGGGGCATTTTTAAGTAATTCCTCCTGAGAGCGTAAAAACTTAATGTTAAACGCGGTTTTGGCATACGGTGAACCAAACACCTGAATGCACGCATCATGCACCAAAATCGCCAGTGCCACGTTTTGGTGTTGAGTTAATGCCGCTTGAACCGCTAATGTGCGCTCTGAGGACAAACTTTTGCACAAGGCTGCACTGTAGGTAGAAACCGTTTCTACCATAGGCTCACTCAGGTTTTCGGAGGTGCTTTCATCCTCAATGCGTTGCTGTTCCTGTTGTACTTGGTCAATCACCCCACGAACCACGCACGGTTCACCGTCACGGTCGAGATAAATCACCACACTTTTAGTCGCTTTTTCATCGGCTGGCCATGTCAGATTTTTGGCGCGATGCTTAATATCGGCAATTTGCTGCTCACAATCTTTCGCTGCTCTATAAAGGGCTGTTTTCTCATTTTCGTCGTCTGCTTCTTTTGATTGTTGACGTAAATCGTTTTCTAGGGCGCTTAACTCAGTCATTAACTCCGTAAATTCAGGCGAGAACACCGCATCAGGGGTGCGACAGATAGACAAGGTTTCCCCAAAACTCGGGCGATCTAAACGTGCAATCCCACACTGCCAACCCTCAATAAAGGCTAACAGTTCTGCACATGCCGTGAGTTTATCGAGTGCCAATTTTTCTAATAATGGGGCATTTTCAATGAATCCTGCCTCGGTAAAGAGGTCAATTTCAAGGGTTCCCCCTGCTTGCTCGTAGGCATCCAACCCCACAAAATTCACCAGTCGATTATTTTCGACAGAGGTTTTAGTTTCTTCGACCGCGTCACGTAAATAGCGAGGCTCTTTTTTCCAACCCATTGCATTGTTCCACACCATGACTTGGCGTTCGTGGTCAGTGGTTCCTGTTAAGGCTTGCAGTTGATCGAGGGTAATATTATCCGCATCTAATTCGGCTAACAGCTCGGGCGCCATATTTGCCAAACGCAGACATTTTTTAACGTGGTGAGTGCTAAACCCTAATAAGTCACCAATTTCAGACGCATTTTTGCCTGTTTTTTGTAGCTCGATAAAAGCATGAAGTTGGTCAGCGGGATGCATGGCTTCACGTTGGCTGTTCTCCGTCAGGGAAATAATCAGCGCATCGGATTCAGGCACAATTTTGACAGGCACTGGAAAACTTGACGCTAAATGCCCTTTCGCCACCAATTGTTGCAACGCCATTAATCGACGTTGACCCGCAGCAACCCCGTAAACCTCGTTATCCATCGGGTAAACGACCAAGTTTTGTAATACGCCCACCGATTGAATACTGTCTGCCAGTTCTGCCAAGGCTTTTTCATCCATCGGACGTTTACGCACATTGAGTTCACTCTGTACCAATACCGATAACGGCAACACATGCGCTTCCATGCTGTCTAATGCCTGATAAATCGCGTCGGCCTGTGCGGATTTTGCGCCTTTTTTTGCTTTACGTTGTTTTGGGTTAATGCTAGTTTCTAATGTAGACATAATTAATACCTCTAGTTGTTTCTTGTGTCTAAGCTAAGGGAGGCTCAACAACTCCCTTAGCACCTAAGATGCCTGAATGAGTTCAGGACGCAGATAGAACATGTTGTTTAAATTGTCACTAAAGCCAATCGGATAGCCGTCTTTCATAAAAATACTGTTGGAATCGAACGCATCACTGTGCAGCGTGATTTCTTCGTCGTATAACTCAGGTGAAATATCCCCCTCGAATAAATCCAATAACCGTGTCAACGGTGCAATGTAATGCAATAAATCCGCTTTCTGACCGTCAGTCAGTGGGGTTTTACCCCTTCTTTCGTTAGATTCTGGAGCTGCAAGGTTTTGATGTGATGACATTTTTGAATCCCCCTTTGTATTAATGATTTCTTTCGTCGAGTTCCTCCGCTGCAAAGGCCGTACATAGCCGAGACGAGGAAGGAAGCAAGGGCGGAGACAAAATTGTTGGAAAGCGCAGCGGCAAGAATTTTGGTGGAGTGCACTTTACGCTTGCTGTATGACGAGACGAGGCTATGTTTTAGGCCAAGCGGTGGTGCTCGATGAAAGATTAATCACACAGGTGATGAAGATGGCAGCACCCGACTTGCAGCGAGAGAAGCGAACGGCAAGTTGTCATTAACGCTTAGCAAAGCTAAGCAGTGAATCTGGGGCGGTCCCGCAGGGAGCTGCACCCCGGCCCTTTGCGCCACGTTGAAAACGTTAAAAAGCGCAGTGGTTGACGTTAAGCCCGTTATCCACATTGTCCACATGAGGTGAACCAGTGAGGACAGTCTTCAAAAGCTGGCCTCACGAAAGTGTACGGGGAACCTGCACCGATTGTGTGTCAAAGTGGGTAACGGGTGTTCGAATTAAGCTTGGCTCAATGCCTGGCTTAATTCGTAGGGGATGCGTGAAGGAAAGATAGCTGAAGGAACATTACTCGCATGGCACTTCGAGCAATGGGCGACCAACACAATAAGCGATATACACAGTTCCTTGCTCATCTGTCGATCTTGCGCAATCATAACCAAGTTTATGCGCTAGAATGCCTTGATATTGTTGAATAGCCCAGGATGCTTCACCATCATCATCATAAGAATGGCTGTAATTAAAATCATTGTCCCACACGCTAATAGACTCATCTAATAATTGTGCTATCACCTCATCATCAACGTCTAATAGTCCTAAGTCTTTTCTCACTTGTTGAAAGACTTCTTGCACTACCTTTTCATCAACGTCGTGTCGATAAAAAAATGACTTAGTATCAATGATATTATCGACTTCGATATTGTATTGATAATTACAAGCCGATAGATTGTATTCGTTTCCCTCATTACCAAAGCACAGGCAGCCTTTTAAAAAGGATACATCCATGTCCTTTGTTACCTCAGTAATTTTATTGAAGCTCGCATGAGTGATGATCATCAAAAATTTCCTTACAATGAGATAGTCGGGTTTCTAACACCACAAGCAGCTGCATATTTGATAATATTTCTGATACTCGCGTTATCGACATTGGATTCCATGCGCGTGACTGTAGAGGGATTAACACCCAGTTTTTTGGCTAATTCCGCTTTTGTCAAACCTGCATTAGTGCGCCATTCTGTCAGCAGAGCTTGGAGTTTTTCTTTTTGTAGTTCTTCCTCATAAGCGGCTTTATATTCTGGGTTTTTCATCCATTCGTTGTGCAATTCATTATGCGTTTTCATTATTAAGTATCTCCTGTAGCCTAGCTTTAGCGATCTCAAACTCTGTTTTTGGCGTTTTTTGAGATTTTTTTATAAAAATCCGTAACATGTAAATCGTTTTTCCTTTATGGTATACCCAAATTCCTCGTGCGATATCATTTCCCATTGTTCTGAGTTCAAATAGCCCATCCCCTAGGGGTTTTGTGTCGGGCTCTCTTAATATATGTGGATTGATTTCCATTTTTTGTACAATACGGTCATATTTAACCTTTATCTTAATCGGTAAGTCATTAGCTTCTTTTTCTGCTTCTTTGTGGTATCTGACGGTATACATATTATCCCCTTGTTGAATTGCATTATACTGCAATTTGCGTTTTAATGCAATTCTCAGAATGTAAAAAAAGCCACTTTAATTTTCGTGGCTTCATTCCTCATTGGGTATTTTTAAGCGTATTATTTTTGGCATCCATGACAACTTGATTTAAGTAATCCATAAGATGTTAGTGTTTGTTAAAAATAGTTTTAAAATCAATCATTTTTGTCAATGGGATGCATAGAACGTCGAATTTTCATTCCTTTTTTAACGGCTTTAACCCCATAGGCAAGTGGACGAAGATGGGAAAAATGGCCAAAGCACTTAAATAATGTGGCTCATTCTGAAAGAATGAGGCCCTAATCTGAATTAATTTTGCGGGCATTATCCCTATTTTCAGGGGATAACTGCCACTTTTAGTGGGGATAATTACTGTAATTGTCTGATTAACCAATCAAACAATTGACTGGGTGTTTTTTAATCACACTAACACTTCGCAATGGGAATATCTGAAAATTTTGTTGTCCATCGAGGAGAGAGAAATTGCTGTTTCATTTTCCATAAAGCAGATTGCGCTTGGATACCCTGTCCAGCAAACCAAATTGCGCCTTTTACATGATTAATTTGGTCAATTGTCCGCATTAATTCGCCACTTTTACGAAAAGCATGACCACTCTCAAATAAATTCAGTTGTACTTGCCCTGATGGAGAAAATTCACTGAGCAATATACCACTTTTACTGTATTTCACATTTGGGAGCCAAAGTCGCTCAAACAAAGTGATAGCCGCCTGAATAATCTCGCGTGTATCTTGTGTGGGATATATGAGGGCTTGGGTTTCTTGCCGATAATAGTGCGGCT belongs to Providencia sp. R33 and includes:
- a CDS encoding plasmid SOS inhibition protein A, whose amino-acid sequence is MTTIPNHLALVPFNDRQYAAAKAILFVEDKLQKGQYQKRYPYACALIRFFTGNKGAITAKDLHYTLVLSFDDKREMPSKNRYLAALDTFIQSRGYLCPLPLCDHHVRDFFPELDYRDRERQGRKIQSQVQVVSRARQKAQIKAQQQYQNRLAQAEIELAFITPSEFKSWYNRFNHDGIEEYDLIELLVNWTTRFNNLNLRKYLDFAPLWSALLDFNEDIDTRSYGEQLLDNYTIPNKLIGKKGVDHE
- a CDS encoding type II toxin-antitoxin system RelE/ParE family toxin; this translates as MYTVRYHKEAEKEANDLPIKIKVKYDRIVQKMEINPHILREPDTKPLGDGLFELRTMGNDIARGIWVYHKGKTIYMLRIFIKKSQKTPKTEFEIAKARLQEILNNENA
- a CDS encoding ParB/RepB/Spo0J family partition protein; its protein translation is MSTLETSINPKQRKAKKGAKSAQADAIYQALDSMEAHVLPLSVLVQSELNVRKRPMDEKALAELADSIQSVGVLQNLVVYPMDNEVYGVAAGQRRLMALQQLVAKGHLASSFPVPVKIVPESDALIISLTENSQREAMHPADQLHAFIELQKTGKNASEIGDLLGFSTHHVKKCLRLANMAPELLAELDADNITLDQLQALTGTTDHERQVMVWNNAMGWKKEPRYLRDAVEETKTSVENNRLVNFVGLDAYEQAGGTLEIDLFTEAGFIENAPLLEKLALDKLTACAELLAFIEGWQCGIARLDRPSFGETLSICRTPDAVFSPEFTELMTELSALENDLRQQSKEADDENEKTALYRAAKDCEQQIADIKHRAKNLTWPADEKATKSVVIYLDRDGEPCVVRGVIDQVQQEQQRIEDESTSENLSEPMVETVSTYSAALCKSLSSERTLAVQAALTQHQNVALAILVHDACIQVFGSPYAKTAFNIKFLRSQEELLKNAPTAQDSEALLVLNTQFESWSARLPEAWQADFSWLLSWELADLVALLAFCSAQTLSEVNHHAPNDNSLAKALRPIEQAIAFDFRQWWQPTKANFFGRISKDQISDCLVDAGAADKALEAAKMKKGDAAGLAENTLKDTHWLPSCFLDVKADTHHTDNAQ
- a CDS encoding helix-turn-helix domain-containing protein, with the protein product MKTHNELHNEWMKNPEYKAAYEEELQKEKLQALLTEWRTNAGLTKAELAKKLGVNPSTVTRMESNVDNASIRNIIKYAAACGVRNPTISL